Within Suricata suricatta isolate VVHF042 chromosome 12, meerkat_22Aug2017_6uvM2_HiC, whole genome shotgun sequence, the genomic segment TGTTAAGAACTagttggaggggcgcctgggtggctcagtcggttaagcctctggcttcggctcaggtcagatctcactttggtgggttcgagccccgcgtcgggctctgtgctgacagctagctcggagcctggagcctgctgcagattctgtgtttccctgtttctctgcctctcctccgctcatgctctgtctctctctccctcaaaaataaataaatattaaaaaaaaaaaaagaactagttgGAAAGCTGGCAAAACTGGGCCTTCTGgtggggcccctggttggctcagtccagGGAGCTTGAGACTTCTGATTTCCAGCTCCACATAGGgcgtgattacttaaaaaaaaaaataaaatcttaaaaaacagaaacaactggGCATTCCGTAAGCCTAGAGTGACTGTGTAATTTATTGTCCAAACCAGGGCGCTTTTGAGATAGGAGGCGATATTAATAATTATGCCAGGACAACAGACATAAACCGAGACCGTTCCAGGGAGAGCAGGACATCTGGTCCCCCCAtgtaggtctggggtgggcaCCAGGCATCTGATTTCCTATCAAGTTGCCCAAGCGAACCAGCCACCCTGTAAGGGCAAGATTTGGCAGCACTTGCTGGGCCTCTCCGGAGCAGGTCTATTTGGGGAGGGTTCTGACCTACTTGGAGCAACCCCCACGAGTCTGTGAGGCGACAACAGCTAACATTTAATAAATGCCAGGTCCCACATGTACTGCTCAGTTCTCATGAGACAGGCAGACGTCTCTTCCGTGAGAGGAATCTACAGCTTAAAGATGTCGAACGGTTCCTTCAAGGCCACACATCTAGGGCGGAGGAACACAGTTCGGGGCCTAGCCAGGCTCACGAGCACCCTAGTTCATACTATTGCCTCGGGTTTTGCTGacactcacccccacccccacccagctgcACGGGGCCAGGCATCGCGCGCACCGGAGGCTGCGGGCAGCCCAGCCCGGGTCCCTCAGCCTCTGGCTCCACTTGGGAAATGCAAGGCGAACGGCAGATGGCAACCTTGTGTTCCTCTCAAGCTACTGGTGAGGTCGGTTTACTAGGGAGGCCGGACGGAGGTGGAGCTACTGAGTCGTCTGCCCGCCCCGCCCAAGAATCCTGCCGGGAGCTGCGCGTGGGGAACCTAGCAACTGCGTCTCCTGCTGGGCTTCTACGGCTTGTCTGAGGTTTCAGGAAGGCTTGCACCGCAACAAGTAGCCATAGATAGGTCCGTGTTGGGAGAGCCCCTCTGGTGCATTTTAGTTTATAATTTCCTAACTTTGCCAAGACCACTTTTATTATGGCTCCCACGGctgttttaagtttcttctaCTCAAGAATACTTGTAACTTGTGAAGCCTCATGCTGGGAATGGTTCGATTGGCATGCAGCCTCGACATAGAAAATGGCTGGAAAACAGTCTTGACAGCTGCCCAGAAAGGGTAAGCGACTGGACATCAATGGCACAGCCTTGCCGGTActaggccccaggccccaggcccgcCCAGACCTACGTCACAACAACCCCGCCCCCGGGCCGGCGTCTTCGCCGAGCGTCGGCAGGTTCCCGGCCCGCCCCGCGCCCCCCGGTGCGCACACTCAGTCCGGCCCTGCCGCTGCACCTCCCACCTAGGTCCTCCGGCCCTAGCGGGAGTGCTAGCGGGGGAAACGGAGGCAGAGGGCGTGCTTAGTTCGTTCCTTCCTCAGTCCACGCCCCCAGAGCCCGCAAAGCTATCTTGCCCTCCAGAGACCTGCATGGAATAGCAGGGAAGGACGGGAGGAAGCGGAGGGGGCCAAAAGCAAGCAGGGTCTGAGAAGTCGGCCGGTCCTGCCACACTCAAGATGGCGGCGCGGCAGCGGCAAGGTCCCTCAGAGGCGGTACTGGCGCATGCGCAGCGCGGAGTCCCGGCCCGGGACACAAGATGGCGGGAGCGGCGCTGGGGAGGGCGAGGCGGAGGCGGCAAAACGGGAGGTCGAGCAGAACGTGTAGTCGCGTCCCCTCGAGTCCGCTCCGGGCAGGTAAGAGCCCCAGGAAGCCATGGTCCCGTTGCGAGCCGCTCCGGGTTCCGGGGATCCGAAGCTGGGCTGCGGTGGCCCCTCCGGCGCTTTCCGCTTGGGGCCACCGCTTGCCCTGTCTCTGCCGCCGCCGCCATCTTAGGCCCGCGGGTGGGCGGCCAGGCCGGTGGCTTGGGTGAGGGAGGTGGGCCCGGAGAGCGCGGGCGGAGCGGCCTCTAGGGCCCctccgccgctgccgccgccaccGCCTTTGTGTCGGGCTCCGACTCTGAGTCGCCTCAGCCCGGGGGCGGGAGCGcgcggtggggcggggggcggagccCGGTAGATGGGCCGGCGCGCGCGCGCCAAACAGCCCGCCCCCGCTGGGGttcggggggaggggaagggaaggtgcgCGCGCGCTAGGGGGCGGGGGAGTTCCCGTCGCTTGTGGGCCCCGCGCCTGCGCATTTTGCAAGTCCTTGGACTCCGCCCTATTGATTCGGAGGGTTCTGATTGGTATATTACCGAGATGGTCCCGCCCCACTTTCTTCCAATCCCGTAACCGGGTTCTTTTCCTTCTGGCGGGTTCCTCCGGTTGCGCAGATACAGTGGTTGAGTAAGCTGGTTGGCCCAAACTATGGTATCCGCTCGGGCCGGGTAACTTCAGGATGAATAAAATCGTTAATAATAGAGTTATTTCTTACTTAAAGTGTACAATATACTAAACTCTACGTGTAGAGACCACAGAGGTCGAATGGTTCCTGTTTGTAAGTCGGAACGCGACAGAAGGATCTGCTCTCGGGTCTGTCTACACCCAGAGCAGGTTCTTCGGCCACCAACCCGCTGCTTCCAAATCACctgggaaattaagaaaaagttttaatcGTAAAATGTTGGTGAAGGTTTGAAGCGGCGTAAAGTTGGTCATTCTGTTTCGCAGCCCCACCTCGGGGGTGcgttttaaaacacaaattcttgTGTATCTTGCCTCCCTATTTCTGACTCCTGCGATGTGAGGTGAGGGACGGGAAATCTGAATTTCTTTTACAAGCCCGCCGATGGCTGCGATACACGGTGGGTTTTGGAAACACCGCAGTGTCCCTGTCTGGCCTCACTGGGTTCAGCTGCGTGTGCTGCCCGTGCCTGGTTCAGCCACGCGGTGCCTCAACGTCCCGCGATGTTTACTGGGGAAAATGTTTTTCAGTAAAGGTGAACATGCTGAGTCATGTAatgtatttgcatgtattttaaaaagattgattCAAAGCAGCCTGCTTTTTGCTCACTGGGTGGCTTGGAAGTGTGGCCCCTGATCTGTGATAGATAGGTACAAtcgacccttgaacaacacaggaatTAGGGGCACGGATCCCCAGCGCAGTAGAAAAATCCCGGTATAATTTGggactccccaaaacttaactaatagCCTGCAGTTAACCAGATGCCTTGCTGGTAACATAAGCAGTCACTCAACACATGTTTTATGTATTGTATGAATCATATAGTGTAttctggaaggcagctatgctcaccactataccaccaatgcACATCATATAGTGTATTCTGAAAgcaagctagaggaaagaaaatgttaagaaaaccataaggatgAATAAATATAGTCCTGTTAGTAGtgttgaaaaaaatccatgtgtaagtggACCCATATGGTTTGAATCCGTGTTGTTCAAGGAACAACTGTATGTTCACTTTTCTCTTGTCTTAGGGATATTTTGGTTGATAGCAGCTAcacagtttgtggggtccagtgtgcaaaatgaaaatgtgggcccctctgttaaaaattaattggggcgcctgggtggctcagtcagctaggtgtccgactttggctcaggtcatgatcttgcggtccggccgtgggttcaagccccacatcagattctgtgctggcggctcagagcctggagcctgtttcagattctgtgtcttcctctctctctctgcccctctcctgcttgtgctctgtctcaaaaataaaccaaaaaaaatttttttttaaatttattaaaaatttcaaagaccGTGATAGTGGATTATTAAACCAGGCTTAGGCCCTTCCTCTCATCACGTGGCCCATGCCACTTAAGGCTGCAAGTTCATGAAACGTTTTGGTTTGGAAAGCTCAAGAAGTACCATTTCATCCCTTCAATCCCCAGATCTCCCACAGTGTCTCCAACCTGTCCTGGGGGCTCCCAATTTGCTGTGTTATTGCCCTTCTTATTTGGTCCCTGCTGTGCGGCATTTCACAGgtctgtgactctctctccttgtctttgcAGTTGCTGATGCGAGGAATTCCGTGGGCCCCCGTCCACTCCACTGCTGACCAGCCCACGCACCTGTGCTGAGTCTTCCTGCAGGGCTCCCCCCGCCTCTGTGGGACCCTCTGACGTGGGGGTCCATCTGGTTGGAGAAGAAAACCCTCTCATGCTAGCATTGCAGACCCCAGAGGGTGAGAAAAAGAGGGACCTTGTTCAGCCTTGAGACCTGTGGGCTCAGCCCCAAGGCTTCGGGAAGCTCTCCTCCTCAGAGAAtcaagccccccccaccccccttggtTAGTGGTTCCGAACCTTTTTGTTATCATGGCCCCCTCTGGTTGTATGTATGTCCTCTTCGTGCATTTTTTATCTGCCAAACTGTACCGACAAAGTAACCATTCACCTCTCCCTTTCCAAGTTAACAAAGACATCTGTGACTGAGTGTATAATAAAACTAATGTCCCAGTGATTCCTATGATGTTGTCAACAACCATTCAGAGCTTCTGATCAGCAAGAGATAATCAGTGTGACCACAAGGAGTTGATAAAATGTCAGCAAGCAAAGAGAACTGGTGTTTCAACATGGCTTTGGGCTCTTTTTGTGGGTAAATGTTTCTTTGGGTGCTGTGCCATACTGGAAACAATTTTGGGATCGCTGGTCCAATCTCAGTTGGGCCTCTAGAAGTCTAACAGCCAGATTGGGAATCACTATGGCCACTGAGGCTTGTGCTGGGTGTGCTTTGGGTGGGGGTAGTGGAGAATACAGATCTGAAGGCTGGCTTCCTggtatttaaagtaaattttcaCCTGGGGATTAGGAAGGACTGAACTAGATGTTTTCTCTCAGTCCCACTGGTTTCTTTAGCAACAGATCCTTTCCTGCGCTGAGGTGTAGAACGAGACAGCTAGTTAGAGGCCACAGCCCCCTCTGGCTACACTTTGTTCCAGTTAGAGTCTATTGGATAGGAACAGGGAAGAGGAggatttactgttctttttttgtgGGAGTAGCTTCTCAAGGGCAGACCCTGTTCTGTCTTCTATGCCACCCTGTGCTTTATAAACGTTTGTGGAATGAATAGGGTTCCTGTTGGGTCCAGGTACCATGCTGAGTGCTGGAGAAAACTGGACCCAGTTCCTAGCCCTGCCCTGGGAGTTCTGACAGTCTGATGGTGAGACAAACCCAGTTGGTAGACCAGACTGAGTGCCTTAGTGGAGGTGTTCATGGCCCCGTGAGGGGCTCTGACCACCTAGCTTTGAGGAGGGAgagtccaggaaggcttcctggagcaTGTGAACATAGTGACAAGccaggcagggagctggggagtGCGTTTCAGGCAGAAGGAGCAATAGGAGTGCACCCATTCTACAGTTGTGAGAACTGCAACCTCAATCCCTGGGCTCCCGTGGTCCTGTGGTCCCACACTGGGCCTCCAGGACAGGACTGGACTgcttttttcaaatatacaagTGGTCAGTGGGGCCTGCAATGGATTGTGAttggtgggtgggggctgggggtggagctgACCTCCACACCCTGCAGGCCTAACGCCCTTCGGTCCTCTGTGTGGCAGGTCCGGTGTGGGTGTGGAGATGGCCAATGAGAATCACGGCAGCCCCCGGGAGGAAGCGTCCCTGCTGAGTCACTCCCCGGGCACCTCCAATCAGAGCCAGCCCTGTTCTCCAAAGCCCATCCGCCTGGTGCAGGACCTCCCAGGTACTGGCGAGGGGTGAGGTAGGGTGGTGTGGTAGGAAAGATGCCCCAGGGGCAGCCCTGAACGTGGCTGGGTTCCGTGCTTTTTTGCAGAGGAGCTGGTGCACGCGGGCTGGGAGAAGTGCTGGAGCAGGAGGGAGAACCGTCCCTACTACTTCAACCGATTTACCAACCAGTCCCTGTGGGAGATGCCTGTGCTGGGCCAGCACGATGTGATTGTGAGTGCCAGATTAGGGCGGGGTCTCAAAGCAGCTTCTGGCATCTGGGCCTTCCCCAGACCTATCTTGAGCAGCTCTTAGGAGCCTAGTCCTGTGTTGGGGATACAGTGATACACGAGATAGACACGTTCTGTGTCATCAGGGAACCTGTACTCAGGGGAGATTGACATGTAAAGAGATGATTGTAATAGCATGTGATACTGAACTTGAACTACCTGCTGGGCACTGTACCTGTAATGCAGCTGTGAGCCAAGACAGACCTGGTCCTGCCCGTGTACTCTCATGGGGCCCACAGTCTACTGCGGGGCCAGTAGGGTTACATCTGGCTTGCGTATGAAGGACAGTGTTAGTACAGCAGGGACCATGgtctggcctggggaggggagtggacaGGACAGGGAAAGCTTCTCTTTGAGCATTTAAGGTGACAGAGTTAGTGAAGAGTTATTAGAGGGGAGAAGCGTGTTCTCAGGGTGGAAACGTCTGTGTGACGGGGGAAGTAGCATGAGGCATCTGCTAGGAACATGGGTTTTTGGGTCCCTGTCAGTTGGGGTGAACTCTTCTTTCTGGGCTTAATCAAGCCAGTTGGCactcccattctgcagatgaagacactgaggctcagagatgggaaATGATTGGCCTGAGACCTCAAGCCTATAAGAGGCAGAGCTAGACTCAAACCTCATAGGATTTCAGGGCCACCCTACCTACTATCATGCTGCTTCTTGGTGTTGCCTAAGGAATTCTACCCATGGGGCCTCGCTTTTTCAAAAACAAGCATTTCCTGAATTTTCCCTTTATTCCTGACTCTTTGGTATTTAAGAAATTAACGTGTACAGAGTGTTCATCTCCTGCCAGATGTCGTGAGACATAAGCTGGTTGTCTTCATGGACTCCTTTAATCATCTTCCCAATGGGGGGGCTGGGCCTGTTTAGCAGGAGGGCCATTTGGAAGGCAGGGAATTAGGGAGGGCTGGAACTCCCCCAAGGTCACATGGTTGCAAGTAGCCAATGGTTCTGGAGCCCAGTGTTCTTTCTGCATCGCAACCTTTGAGCAGGAGCAGGGACTGGAGGGCATTGGGATTCCAGATTACCAGGACTCCTAAGCCACCGGCCTCAGTTGCAACTCTGCTGGTCTCTGTCCCCCAGTCGGACCCGTTGGGGCTGAATGCGACCCCACTGCCCCAAGACTCCAGCTTGGTGGAAACCCCCCCGGCTGATAACAAGCCCCGAAAGCGGCAGCTCTCCGACGAGCAGCCAAGCGGCAATGGCGTGAAGAAGCCCAAGGTGAGCGCCCGCGAGCTGTGAGGTCCTGGCTGGCGAGTGGCCAAGCCAGGCAGGCAGCCAGCAGGTTCCCTGCCAGGGCCGGGCAGTGGCAGGCCGGTCAGGAGCGGGGCCTGGGGCACAGCTCACCGGGTGTGGTGCTGGAGCCACCGGCCGACTCTCCTACCTtgatgccttttccttttctgctccaGATCGAAATCCCTGTGACACCCACAGGCCCATCCGTGCCTAGCTCCCCCAGTATTCCAGGAACCCCAACACTGAAGATGTGGGGGACATCGCCTGAAGATAAACAGCAGTCGGCTCTCCTCCGACCCACCGAGTTAGTCCCTGCTGACTGGCTTGGGGGCACCTGTTGATGTGGCCCATGTGCCTGGGAGTGTGGGGTGTGGTGGCAGGCAGGGcactcctccctccttttcctctaCTGTCCTCACTGTTCCTTTCTGTGCCCCAAGGGTGTACTGGGATCTGGACATCCAGACCAACGCGGTCATCAAGCACCGGGGGCCTTCGGAGGTGCTGCCCCCGCACCCCGAGGTGGAGCTGCTGCGCTCCCAGCTCATCCTCAAGCTTCGGCAGCACTACCGGGAGTTGTGCCAGCAGCGAGAGGGTAACTGCCTTCGGGGCCCCAGAGCCTTGTTTCCACCTGCCTCAAGCAGGACCCGGCTTCGGCCTTGGGGAATGGTGCGGGGAGCCTGGTGGCTGAGGGGACAGGCCATGGGTGGGGGCAGGCCTGCTTGAGCCCCAACTCCACTAACTGCTTCCAGAAAGGGTGGCTGGCATCAGTAACCACAGAAGGAATCGTCCACACTTTCAGAATGCTTGCTGTTTGCCAGGTATCATTTGAAGCCTTTTCACGTTATCTGTGAGAGGGCATCGGAACAAAAGTGTCCGTCCTCATGGCATCGCTACTGCTAGGACTCAGAGGGACGTAAAGTCCTCGGTAAACTGCGGCTTTTATTAATTAGTAAATAAACCTACGTAACTTAGCTGAAATgtagggtttttcttttcctcttttaccCTAAGGACCATCTAACAACAATCTTTGTAAAACCAGCAATTCTTATAGTGTACTTTGGGAGATGCCGCCTGGAACATGAGCTCCTGACTTACCAGACTGTCATCTGTTGCGCCTCCAGTGCCCCCACGATGCCTCCTGTCTAAGGCCAGACCTTCACCGGCTCTTCTGTCCTGCAGGCATCGAGCCCCCTCGAGAATCCTTCAACCGCTGGATGTTGGAGCGCAAGGTTGTGGACAAAGGCTCTGACCCCCTGTTGCCAAGCAACTGTGAACCGGTCGTGTCACCCTCCATGTTTCGTGAAATCATGAATGACATTCCCATTAGGTATGGCTTCACAGCTGGGGCCAACTAAGGGTGTTTTTGTGGAGCCAGTCTTGCATAGAAGGGTCCTAACCCTGCCCATTCTCTGTCCCAGGTTATCCCGAATCAAGTTCCGGGAGGAAGCCAAGCGCCTGCTCTTTAAATATGCAGAGGCTGCCCGGCGGCTCATCGAATCCAGGTTTGCGCTCTCCTGCCCCCAGCAAGCCAGGGGTGTGGTCAGCACAGGGAGGCCCTGGGCCATGGGGCCCATCTCCCAGAGCTCAGTCACTGGTCTTGGcaacaggaggagggagggctggcTCCCAGAGGCAGGACAAGGGCCTGAATGTCAGTGCAGGTGGGGTTGGAGGCGTAAGGAGTGTGGACAGACGCCTGACAGCTACCCTTACCTGCCCTCCACTGGCAGGAGTGCGTCCCCCGATAGCAGGAAGGTGGTCAAATGGAACGTGGAGGACACCTTCAGCTGGCTGCGGAAGGACCACTCCGCCTCCAAGGAGGACTACATGGTGAGTGGCCCTGGGGAAGGAGGCCGGTGGAAAGGCTCTGGGGtggcttcctccaggaagcccactCTGCCTGCTCAGGCTGGGCAGGGCCCCACTGCAGCCTGTTCTTAAGCAATTCAGTAAACCTTTGATCCTCATTGGTCCCTAAATGCCTGCATGTAGAGAGGTTtgcccaggctcctggctgtctccTAAAGACTCTTTTCATTAAGGTTCTTAATAGAATTCTGTGCTCAGCCACACACCATAAGTAGCTTTTTCTACTTAATGCTCAACATCTCCCTTGAATAGACTTTTGGACACAGATTGACAGACTGCCttttctggggtgtgtgtgctTATCACAGTTCAGCTCTGGCACCAGATTCATTTCCCCACTTTACTGTGTCCACAACAGTTCTGTTTTCTGGCCCAGACCTGTCACTTCTCTAACTGTCCGCCAGCACTAGCAATGGGCTTTTTTTTCAGGACCATTTTTCACAAGAGACAAGGTTTCGTACTTCACGATAGTAACTGTACTTGACACGTAGAGTGACAAAGGTAGGTGTGCTCACTAGCCAGAGTGACTCATTTTCACTCATCGCTTTCACACTTGTGATTCAGCGAAATTACAAATGTCTAGTTAAATCCTTGCAACTTGCTGCTGAAAGCTCAAATTTCAAATCTGCAGTGACCAAAGACCCCGTTTTGTAATGGTGTCTCTCCCTGATAGTTGGCAAATGCTGTATAAGTGGGGGACTGTGCCTGGTTTTTTGTGGGTCTCCCCAGCATTTATCATGGGATCTGGCACAGTGTAACCCCAGCCTTAGGTGCTGGCATTTATCGGACACTTGCAGTATGCCCAGGGCTTGTTAAGCCCTTAATGGGAATGATCACATTTAATACTCAGACTGCCTTATCAGGTGAGTATTTTGTGTTCCCTTAACAGTAGAGGAATTAAGATTCAGAGATGCCAGGGGACTTGTTCAAGTGACACAGCTAGTAAGTCACAGCCAGTGTCAAAGCAAGGGCTGCTAGAATCCATCAGCCCTCCTCCAGCAGCCCCCGAAAGCCCTGATCAGGATGTCTCCTCCAGGACCGCCTGGAGCATCTGCGGAGGCAGTGTGGCCCCCACGTCTCGGCTGCGGCCAAGGACTCTGTGGAGGGCATCTGCAGTAAGATCTACCACATCTCCCTGGAGTATGTCAAACGGATCCGAGAGAAGCACCTGGCCATCCTTAAGGAAAACAACATCCCAGGTAAGGGGCCAGTGCAGGGAGCCAGCTGGGGTGGCACCAACTCTGTATTCCGGGCCCTGAGCGAAGGGCCAAGCAAGGCTGAGCCTCCAGACCACAGCTGGTTTGGGGAAGCCCGTTCTCCCTGCGGCGTCTGAGGCAGGCCCTGCTGTCCTTCGGTGCAGGGGTCCCAGCACCCCTCCTGAAGTGGAGAAGGGTTGGGAAAGGGGGAGCTGGAGGCGGTCCACAGACATGACAGGCCAGGGGGAAGCAATTAGATGGATGCTTGCATTTACAGCCGCTCTCTGCAAGCCCAGTTCCCCCACCCTGCAGGCTAATACCCAGCCATAGGATCATACGAAAACTCCGTGGTAACTCGAAGTGCTTGGCCCAAAAAGATGTCTAAGTAAGGTAACTACTGATGTGCCGTAATTCTACTTCCACATGGCCAGCTGGGGGCTTGTGTCCTTACAAGCACGGTGACACAGGCCACCAGTTCTTGCCCCTGCCAAGAACTTCATTATCAGACCATCTGAGCTGCGTTCTGCTCCTCCATGGGATGAGACTTACCTCCCTTGGTTACTGGGGTACGTGTGTGAAGCACCCGGCACGTGGTGGGCAGAGGCCATCCAGGATGAGGATTAGCAGAGCCAAGGCAGGAGGCCCCCTCATTGCTTTCCCTGCCCACAGAGGAGGTGGAGGCCCCAGAAGTGGAGCCCCGCCTGGTGTACTGTTACCCGGTCCGGCTGGCCGTGTCTGCGCCccccatgcccagcgtggagatGCATATGGAGAATAACGTGGTCTGCATCCGGTATAAGGGAGAGATGGTCAAGGTCAGCCGCAACTACTTCAGCAAGCTGGTAAGAGCGGGGGTGAAGGGGAGGCAGGTCCCCACAGGTGCAAGAAGTGAGGGCTGCCTCCTTGACTCCGTGTCCCCAGCAAGAGGCCAGTTACGAGGGAGTGAGGGGCCGCTGTTTAAGGGCCGTGCTCTCTGTCCCACAGTGGCTGCTTTACCGCTACAGCTGCATTGATGACTCTGCCTTTGAGAGATTCCTGCCCCGAGTCTGGTGTCTTCTCCGACGGTACCAGGTAtgggcctggggcagctgggtgtggACTCTTCTAGAGGGAGGGGCAAAGCTGAGCTGGAGGCTGACGGTGGCCTCTGTGCAGATGATGTTTGGCGTGGGCCTCTACGAGGG encodes:
- the PCIF1 gene encoding mRNA (2'-O-methyladenosine-N(6)-)-methyltransferase isoform X1 — protein: MANENHGSPREEASLLSHSPGTSNQSQPCSPKPIRLVQDLPEELVHAGWEKCWSRRENRPYYFNRFTNQSLWEMPVLGQHDVISDPLGLNATPLPQDSSLVETPPADNKPRKRQLSDEQPSGNGVKKPKIEIPVTPTGPSVPSSPSIPGTPTLKMWGTSPEDKQQSALLRPTEVYWDLDIQTNAVIKHRGPSEVLPPHPEVELLRSQLILKLRQHYRELCQQREGIEPPRESFNRWMLERKVVDKGSDPLLPSNCEPVVSPSMFREIMNDIPIRLSRIKFREEAKRLLFKYAEAARRLIESRSASPDSRKVVKWNVEDTFSWLRKDHSASKEDYMDRLEHLRRQCGPHVSAAAKDSVEGICSKIYHISLEYVKRIREKHLAILKENNIPAGGLCPYKHGDTGHQFLPLPRTSLSDHLSCVLLLHGMRLTSLGYWEEVEAPEVEPRLVYCYPVRLAVSAPPMPSVEMHMENNVVCIRYKGEMVKVSRNYFSKLWLLYRYSCIDDSAFERFLPRVWCLLRRYQMMFGVGLYEGTGLQGSLPVHVFEALHRLFSVSFECFASPLNCYFRQYCSAFPDTDGYFGSRGPCLDFSPLSGSFEANPPFCEELMDAMVSHFEKLLESSPEPLSFIVFIPEWREPPTPALTRMEQSRFKRHQLVLPAFEHEYRSGSQHVCKKEEMHYKAVHNTAVLFLQNDPGFAKWGPTPERLQELSTAYRQSGRSHGSSSSSSSSENKDRDSGREQGPSREPHPT
- the PCIF1 gene encoding mRNA (2'-O-methyladenosine-N(6)-)-methyltransferase isoform X2; amino-acid sequence: MANENHGSPREEASLLSHSPGTSNQSQPCSPKPIRLVQDLPEELVHAGWEKCWSRRENRPYYFNRFTNQSLWEMPVLGQHDVISDPLGLNATPLPQDSSLVETPPADNKPRKRQLSDEQPSGNGVKKPKIEIPVTPTGPSVPSSPSIPGTPTLKMWGTSPEDKQQSALLRPTEVYWDLDIQTNAVIKHRGPSEVLPPHPEVELLRSQLILKLRQHYRELCQQREGIEPPRESFNRWMLERKVVDKGSDPLLPSNCEPVVSPSMFREIMNDIPIRLSRIKFREEAKRLLFKYAEAARRLIESRSASPDSRKVVKWNVEDTFSWLRKDHSASKEDYMDRLEHLRRQCGPHVSAAAKDSVEGICSKIYHISLEYVKRIREKHLAILKENNIPEEVEAPEVEPRLVYCYPVRLAVSAPPMPSVEMHMENNVVCIRYKGEMVKVSRNYFSKLWLLYRYSCIDDSAFERFLPRVWCLLRRYQMMFGVGLYEGTGLQGSLPVHVFEALHRLFSVSFECFASPLNCYFRQYCSAFPDTDGYFGSRGPCLDFSPLSGSFEANPPFCEELMDAMVSHFEKLLESSPEPLSFIVFIPEWREPPTPALTRMEQSRFKRHQLVLPAFEHEYRSGSQHVCKKEEMHYKAVHNTAVLFLQNDPGFAKWGPTPERLQELSTAYRQSGRSHGSSSSSSSSENKDRDSGREQGPSREPHPT